The following nucleotide sequence is from Candidatus Rokuibacteriota bacterium.
TGTGCGTCCGGTCGGTGGTCGCCCACGGCCCGCGCGCGATCGACTTGATGAGCTGGACGGCCACATTGCGCTCCCGGCAGATGCTCAGCACTTCCTCGAAGCTCCGCCGGTAGCGCTCGTCCTGGGCCATGAAGAAGTTGTACGGCAGGAGCACGGTGTCGAAGTCGAAGCGCGCGAGGCTTCGCCGGTGCATGGCGGCGATGGTCCAGCCATGCCCGGTCACGCCGATGAAGCGGGCCAGCCCCTGCTCGCGTGCCTCGATCGCCGCTTCCAGCGAGCCGCCCGGCCCCATCGCCCGCTCCCAGTCGTCCGGGTGTCCGAGCGAGTGGAGCTGGATCAGATCCACGTGGTCGACGCGCAGGCGCTCGAGCGAGCGGTGGATGTCCTCGCGGGCCTCCGGGGCGGTGCGCGACCCGGTCTTCGTGGCGAGGAA
It contains:
- a CDS encoding aldo/keto reductase codes for the protein MIERRPFGRTNHSSTVTLFGAAALARASQADADRALELLLRHGVNHIDTAARYGDSELRIAPWMARHRKDFFLATKTGSRTAPEAREDIHRSLERLRVDHVDLIQLHSLGHPDDWERAMGPGGSLEAAIEAREQGLARFIGVTGHGWTIAAMHRRSLARFDFDTVLLPYNFFMAQDERYRRSFEEVLSICRERNVAVQLIKSIARGPWATTDRTHTTWYQPLEEPADIDRAVHWILGMPGVFLNTAGDLNLLPRVLDAASRFDRRPADEAMAAMLGATRMTSLFGLAT